The Corallococcus caeni genomic interval CGTCACGAAGCCGGAGAGCTTGATCTCCATCACCCCCAGGACGATCGCGGCGATCAACCAGAGCTGCCAGGCGGTGGGGTCCATGGGGTCCTTGTTTGACAGCCGCTTCGGTCGCCTGTCAAACCGGGCGGCCGGGCATCAGGAATCAATCCGGGAGGAGGGTGGGTTCCGGGCAAGGCCTTAAGAGGGCCAGAGCCTGGGGAAAAGCCGATGCCATACCTGTCCATCCGTGGCGCTCGACTGTACTACGAGGACACCGGGGGGAGTGGAGAGCCGGTCCTCTTCAGCCACGGGCTGCTCTGGGACTCCCGCTTGTTCCACAGGCAGGTGGAGGCCCTCCGGGGCCACTACCGCTGCATCGTGTACGACCACCGGGGCCAGGGACTGAGCGAGCCCCCGCCTGGTGACTCGGTCATCGACCTGCGCACGGTGTACGAGGACGCGGTGGCGGTCATCCAGGCGCTCGGCCTGGCGCCGTGTCACTTCGTGGGCCAGTCCATGGGGGGCTTCGTGGGCCTGAGGGTGGCCGCGCGGCACCCGGAGCTCCTGCGCTCGCTGTCGCTGCTGGACTCCTCCGCCGCGGCGGAGCTGCCGCTGACGCTGGCGCGCTACCGGCTGTTGACGACGCTCACGCACTGGCTGGGCTTGCGGCCGGTGGTGGACCGGATCATGTCGCTCTACTTCGGGCGCACGTTCATGCGGGATCCGGAGCGGGCCGCGGAGCGGGCGTTGCTGCGCCAGCAGCTCGTGGAGAACCCGCGCGCGGTGTGGCGCGCGATGCAGGGGGTCATCCACCGCCGCAGCGTGGAGGGGGAACTGCACCGCATCGTGACGCCCACGCTGGTGCTGGTGGGGGACGAGGACGCGGTGACGGTGCCGGCGGTGGCGGAGCGGCTGCACCAGCGCATCTGGGGCGCGCGGCTCAAGCGGCTGCCCTGCGGCGGGCACATGTGCATCCTGGAACAGCCCCAGGCGGTCAACGTCGCGCTGGGAGACTTCCTGGAGGAGGTGGAGCGCACCTCGCTCCAGGAAGAGGTGCTGGCGGTGGGTTAGCCCCGGGCCTCGGGCTCGCGGCAGACGGCCTCCGACGCATCGTCGTCGTTCTGCGCGGGAGCGGACTGCACGGAGGCCTGCGGTTCGGAGGGCGCGGCGGGGAGCACGCCCGCGCAGACGCCGTACTCACCGCAGGTGGTCCTGACGCTGCCGTCGGTGCAGAGCCAGCTGCAGGAGCCGGTAGGCCGACACGCGACGTCACAGGGGTTGGGCGCGGCCCCCGCGGTGATCGGAGCGAGGAAGAGCGCGGCGGCGACGGCGAAGAGGGACTTGGAGCGCTTCATGGGGGTGACTCCCGTGGATGTGAGGGAACCGCGGTGCTGCGTTCATCCTACGGACTCAATCCCTCTCACTGGTAGCGAGTTTGCCAAAAAATCGGATTTCCATGCTTGTACGTGAAAGCCGTGGGTGAAGACAGACACCCGCTGTGCCTTGCCGTTTGCGGCGGGAAGGAAATGACAGTTCAAACCCATGGGAGAGGGATTGGGCAATGGAAGACGCTCCACCCGCCCCGCACCCTGGAACAACCCATGAAGTCGCCCTCTCGCTGAACGTCGATCCAATCTAGCGCCTGAACGCCCGCTCAGTATCCTGATCCGGTGTGAGCTACGCCGAGCTGGTGTGCCGGTCCCACTTCTCCTTCCTGCACGGCGCCTCCCACCCGGAGGAGCTGGTGGCCACCGCGGCGCGGCTGGGCCTGTCCGCGCTGGCGCTGACGGACCGGGACGGGCTCTACGGGGTCGTGAAGGCGCACCTCGCGGCGAAGGAGCACGGCGTGAAGCTGCTCCTGGGCGCGGAGCTGACGCTGGAGGACGGCCCGCCAGTGGTCGTGTACGCGAAGGACGCGGGTGGGTACTCGAACCTGTGCCGGCTGGTGTCCCACGGCCGGATGACGCACCCCAAGGGCGAGGCGGGCCTGCCCTGGCGCAAGGTGGCGGAGCACGCGTCGGGGCTGCTCGCGCTGTTGCCGGGCCCCGCGCCGCTGGCGGCGGTGGCGCCGCTGGCGGAGGCGTTCCCCGGGAGCTTCCACGTGGGCCTGAGCCGCTCCCTGTCCGCGGGGGACGCGGCCCGGGAGGCGCGAGCGGAAGCCCTGGCCCGCGCGCTGGGCGTGCCCTTGGTGGTGCACAACGACGTGCACACGCACCACCGCGACCGGCAGCCCTTGCAGGACGTGCTCACGTCCATCCGCCACGGGGTGACGGTGGATCAGGCGGGCACGCGGCTGTTCCCGAACGCGGAGCGGACGCTGAAGTCCCCCACGGACATGGCGCGGCTGTTCGCGGACCGGCCGGAGGCGCTGGCGCGCACGGTGGAGCTGGCGTCGCGCTGCGAGGCCACCCTGGACGCGCTGCACTACCGCTTCCCGGAGGAAGACCTGCCGCAAGGGCGCACGGCGGATGAACACCTGCGGGTGCTCACGGAGGCGGGCCTGCGCACGCGCTATCCGGAGGGGGTGCCGCCGGCGGTGACGAAGCAGATCGACCACGAGCTGCGGCTCATCGCGGCGCTGGACTTCGCGGGGTACTTCCTGTCGCTGTGGGACATCGTGATGTTCGCGCGGGGGCGGGGCATCCTGTGTCAGGGGCGGGGCAGCGCGGCGAACTCGGCGGTCTGCTACGCGCTGGGCATCACCGCCATTGATCCGGTGCGCATGGGGCTGTTGTTCGAGCGCTTCCTCAGCATGGAGCGCAAGGAGCCGCCGGACATCGACGTGGACTTCGAGCACGAGCGGCGCGAGGAGGTGCTCCAGTACGTCTACGAGAAGCACGGCCGGCGCCACGCGGGCATGGTGTGCGAAGTCATCTGCTACCGGGGGCGGCTCGCGCTGCGCGAGGCGGGCAAGGCGCTGGGGCTGTCGTTGGATCAGGTGGACCGGCTGTCGCGCGTTGCCTCGTCTCACGGCTTCCAGGTGACGCCGGACGTGCTCCAGGAAGCGGGGCTGTCCCCGACGGATGGGCGCGTCTTGCGGACGCTGTCGGTGGCGAAGGAGCTGGAGGGCGTGCCCCGGCACCTGTCCATCCACGTGGGCGGCTTCGTGATGACGCGCGAGCCGCTGGTGGACCTGGTGCCGGTGGAGAACGCGGCGATGCCCGGGCGCACGGTCATCCAGTGGGAGAAGGACGACATCAACGCGGTGGGGCTGCTGAAGGTGGACCTGCTGGCGCTGGGCATGTTGACGGCGCTGTCGCGCTGCTTCGCCCTGATCCACAAGCACTACGGCCGCGAGCTGTCCCTGGCCACGGTGCCGCCGGAGGACCCGAAGGTCTACGACATGCTGTGCGAGGCGGACACGGTGGGCGTGTTCCAGATTGAAAGCCGCGCGCAGATGAACATGCTGCCCCGGCTGCGGCCCCGGGAGTTCTACGACCTGGTGGTGCAGATCGCCCTCATCCGGCCGGGGCCCATCGTGGGCAACATGGTGCACCCCTACCTGCGTCGCCGGCACGGCCAGGAGCCGGCGACGTACCCGAGCGAGGAGGTGCGCGGCATCCTCCAGAAGACGCTGGGCGTGCCGCTCTTCCAGGAGCAGGCGATGCGGCTCGCGATGGTGGCGGCGGGCTTCAGCGCGGGGGAGGCGGACGGCCTGCGGCGGGCGCTGAGCCACAAGCAGGCGGAGGCGCGCATCCTCCCGTACCGGGGCCGCTTCGTGGAGGGCTGCGAGGCGAAGGGCTACACGCGCAAGCAGGCGGAGGAGTGGTTCGACCACTTCCGGGGCTTCGCGCACTACGGGTTCCCGGAGAGCCACTCCGCGAGCTTCGCGTTGATCGCCTATGCGTCCAGCTGGCTGAAGTGCCACTACCCGGCGGCCTTCACCGCGGCGCTGCTCAACTCGCAGCCCATGGGCTTCTACGCGCCGCACACGCTGGTGGCGGACGTGCAGCGGCACGGCGTGGAGGTGCGGCCGGTGGACGTGCGCCGTTCAGGCTGGGACTGCACCCTGGAGGACGGAGCGATTCGGCTGGGCCTGAGGATGGTGCGGGGGCTGTCCGAGTCCGCGGGCCGGGCGGTGGAGACCGCGAGGCGCGGGGACTACGCGAGCGTGGGAGACCTGGCGCGACGGGCGCGCATTCCCCGGCACGAGCTGACGCGGCTGGCGCTGTCCGGCGCGTTGGCGTCGCTGTGTGGGGCGCGGAGGCAGGCGCTGTGGGAGATCCAGGCGCTGGGGCCGCTGGACGCGGACGACCTGTTCTTCGGCATGCCCATGGACGGCACGGCGGTGGAGTTGCCGCCCATGGGCGTCCAGGAGCGGGTGGTGGCGGACTACGACACGGTGGGGCTGTCGCTGGAGAAGCACCCGCTGGAACTGCTGCGGCCCATGTTGAAGCGGATGGGGGCGGTGACGGCGGAGGGGTTGAAGCGGGTGTCGGCGGGGCGGCGGGTGAAGGTAGGGGGGATGATGATCTGCCGGCAGATGCCGCCGACGGCGAAGGGGATCTGCTTCATCTCGTTGGAGGACGAGACGGGGATCGCGAACCTGGTGGTGCCCTCGGAGGTGTACGCGCGGTGCAGGCAGGAGATCCACGGCGCGCTGTTCCTCGTGGGGGAGGGGATGCTGGAGCGCTCGGGGAAGGTGACGAACGTGAAGACGCGCAGCGTGGTGTCCGTGCGGCAGTGAGGCATTGGGGAGCGCCACATCTGCACGTCTGTTCCCGGGATCCGCCGCTACAGGGACGTAGTGACCCGGGGGGGCATGGAACAACCCGTATTACTGGCGATATAGGTTGCGTCCGTCCGGAGTGTAGTAGCGTGGATCAGAACGGGAGGGTTCTCCAAGTGCGCAACAGTCTTCGGTGGTTGGGGTCGCTGCTCGATCGCGTGGGCCTGACAGAAGTGGTGGAGGAGGCGAGCGATTGGGTGCGGTACTACGCGCAGGGCAAGCCGCCCGTGAGCGAACCGCAGCAGACCCGCGTCTCCCGCCCGGTGCACTCCGAGCCTCCGCGCGCGTCCGCGCACGAGGTGATCGAGTCCCTGCGCAACGCGATGCCGGAGCGTCAGGTGGACGCGACGGTGGTGGAGATCCCCTTCGAGGGACGCATGGAGCTGGCGCAGGCGGCCCGCCGCAAGACGGCGCCGAAGGCGAAGAAGGCCGCGGGCAAGAAGAGCGCGGCGAAGAAGGCCCCGGCCGCGAAGAAGAAGAGCGCGGCGAAGAAGGCCCCTGTCGCGAAGAAGGCGGCCACGTCCGGCGCCGCGAGCGAGGACGCGGTGTCGGTGCTGGAGACCGCGCTGCGCGGCCACGCGCGCCAGAAGGACCTGGTCTCCGCCGGCAAGGAGAAGGACCAGCTCCTGCGTTCGCTGATCCCGCTCTACCTGGCGAAGGCGCTGGACGTGGAGGTGACGTCCGGAACGACGTCGCGCTTCTGGAGCGGGCTGGGCGTGACGTACGCCGCCCCGAACGCGGCCAAGGCCCTGCGCCTGCATGCCGGCTACGCCCAGGACACCAAGAAGGGCAAGGCCATCACCGCCAAGGGCATCCGCTACGTGGAAGACGCCCTGGCGCAGGCCGGGAAGTAAAGCCTGCCGGGCCAGATGCCGCGGCTTCGCTGTCTGCTCAAGCGCGGCATGGTCCCACTTGAATCAGCCCTCAATCCCTCGCGGAACGTGAGCCCGGGACGGGCAGGTTGTCCGTCCTCCGGTACGTAGCCACCACGGAGTACTTCGTGTCCTTCGTGTGGTTCCGGCTCGCCGCGTGGAACAGCCGCGCGTGGAAGAGCAGCACGTCCCCGGGGGACAGCCTCACGTACCGCGCGCTCTCAATGAGCGCCGCGTTCTCCGGCAGCTCCGGCCGCAGGAACAGCTTCGCGTCGTAGCGCTCCGGCGCGAACTGCATGCGGTGCGTGCCGGGCAATACCTTGAGGCCGCCGTTCTCCGGCGTCTCCGTGCCCAATGCCAGCCACGTGGAGATCAGCTCCGGCCGCGTGAAGGCCCAATACCTCACGTCCTGGTGCCAGCCCGTGTCCGACGAGAAGCGCGGCTGTTTCGTCATCACGCAGTTGTGATGCGCCCGCGCCTGCACCACCGGCCCGTCCAGCAGTTGCCCCAGCGCCTCCACCATCCGCGCGTCGTCGAACCACGCCGCGAACAGGGCCGAGCGCCCATGGGCCTTCAACAACCGCCGCACCGTCCGGCCACCTTCGACCTCCAGGCTCGCGGGCGAACCCGGATAGGCCACGTCGGCCTCGTACTCCACCGGGCCGTCACCGGACTTGAGCTGCTCCAGGATGACGGCCCGCATCCGCTCGCACGTCCCGCTGTCCACGAAGGACGGCAGGACGAGATACCCATCGGCGGCGAAGCGTTGGCACTGCTCGGGACTCAGGACGGACATGGCGCCCGCTTCTTAATGGGGGCGCCCGCCGCGTGCAGCACCTGTCGCGAGGCTCAACCCAGGAGCCGCGAATCATCCAGGTCGATCTCGTCCTGGATGAGGTCCACGCCGTTCTGCCGGAACCGCCGCGCCGCGGCCCGGCTGCGCGGCCCGTGCCCGTGCTCCAGGCACCACTGCGCGTGCTCGCTCAGGAGCGCCAGCTCCAGCGTGCGCCCCAGCGTCAGGGAGAAGCGCCGCGCCCCGGCCTCCATCGTGGTGGGGTTCGCCATCGCGCCGGACACCCAGGCCCGCGCGTGCTCCAGCGCGCCGTGCGCCGTCTGCACGCACGGCCGCAGGCCCGCGTCCGTCACCTTCGACAGCCGGCCCTCCACCTCGTGGAAGAACGCCTCCAGCGTGCCTTCCTTCGCCAGCGCGCGCAGCGAATCCAGCGACAGCACGTTCGTCGTGCCCTCCCAGATGGACAGCACCTGCGCGTCCGCCTGGATGCGCGGCAGGCCCGTGTCCTCCACGTAGCCCGCACCGCCGAAGGACTCCGTCGCCTCCGACGTGACGTGCACCACCTGCCGGCCCGTGGTCAGCTTCGCCAGCGGCGTCACCAGCCGCTGCAGCAGCTGCTCCTGCTCCGTCGCCGTGCGCGTCTCCAGCTTGCCCAGGAGCTCCACCCCGCGGAACGCCAGCAGGAAGCCCGCCTGGAACTCCGCCTCCAGCCCCGCCAGCGTGTCCACGTGCAGCGGCTTCTCCGACAGCGGCGCGCCGAACTGCACCCGGCGCTTCGCATAGTCGTGCGCCAGCGCCATCGCGCGGCGCATGGCCCACGTGGCGCCCATCGCGTTCCAGGTGCGCGTCACGTTCAGCATCATCGCCATGTTGCGGATGCCGTCCGTCAGCCCCGCCACTGGCACCGCCAGCGTCCCGTCCAGCGTCAGCTCCGCCGTGGGCACCTTGCGCGTCCCGAACTTGTCCTTCAGCCGGTTGATCTGGATGTTGTTGAGCCGGCCCTGCGCGTCCCGCGTCTCCACGAAGAAGAGCGCCAGGCCCTTGCCGCCGGGGCCGTTGCCCGTGGGCCGCGCCAGCGTCAGCGCCATCTGCGCCGTCGTCGCGGACGTGAACCACTTCGTGCCGTGCAGCCGCCAGCCCTCCGGGGACTGCCGCGCCTCCGTCAGCGTGAGCCCCACGTCCGAGCCGCCCGTGCGCTCCGTCATCCACTGGCCCGACGTCCAGAACGTCGCCGGATCGCGCGACGTCAGGTGGGGCAGGGCGTGGTCGATGAGGGCTTTGTTGCCCAGCGACAGGAGCGACCGTGCCGCGCCGTCCGTCATCGCCAGCGGACACGAATAGACGTCCAGCGACGGCTGCACCAGGTAGTTCAACGCGAACTGGTGCACGCGGCTGAGCGCGCCGCTCTTCTGCTCGTAGGCCACCGCGACCAGGCCCTTCCTCGCGGTCAGCGCCTCCGCCTCCTTCCACAGCGGCGTCACCTCGATGTGGTCGATGCGCTTCCCCCACGGGTCCCACTGCGTGAGGACGGGCTCGTTCAGCCGGTCGCGCTGCTGGAACTCGTAGAAGTACTTGCCCCCCAGCTCCCCCAGCTCCCGGAAGTCGTCCTGGAGCGAGCGGAGCAGGTCCTCCGGAAGGGTGCGGGCAAGGTAGCCCTGCAGGAACGCGTCGTCGTCGTACTGATTGCCAAGAACGGGGGGCGCCTGGAAGAAGCTCATGACCCGAAGTTAACACCCCGGCACGGACGGTGGGGTAGAGTGACCTCCCCCTCCGCCGGAGCCGTGATGACCGACTTCTCCCGCAGGCCCCCACCTGGCCCGGGTCCGTCTTCCCTCGACGCCGAGCAAGACCCCAATCGCAGCATCACCCCCCTGGAGACGCCCGCCGCCGCGGCGAGCCCCGTCCTGGCGACGCCTCCCCGTCCGCGCTCGCCCACCATGGCCGGGGTGCCCCTGGGCGGAGACAGGCCTCCAGAGCCCACCCGCTCCAGGCCCGCGCAGTCCGCGCCGCTGCCGTCCGTCATCTTCGATCCGATGCCGCGCCCCCGCGTGCCGCCCGCGCAGGCCGCGGGAGCGCCGCCGCCCTTCACCGAGGAGATGCTGGACGTGCAGACCGAGCGGCGCACCGCGCCCCCCGGTCCTCCTCCAGCGCCGCAGGACCCCGACCGCCGCGCGGGCCCCGGCCCGGAGCGCCGCGGTCCGGACGCGGAGCGCAGGGGTCCCCCTCCGGAGGCGGACCGCCGCGGCCCGAGCAGCCCCGCCAGCTCCGACCGTCGCACCTCGGCCACGGCGCCGCCGCAGGGCTACGTGGGCCCGGAGCGGCGCGGCTTCCGGCGCGGTGAAGCGTCGGATGCGCCGATGACGAACCGCTTCTGGCCCGCGCAGCCCAAGACGCTCCAGGAGGCCGGCCTCAACGCGACCTTCGTGGAGGAGCTGGTCCTCAAGGCCATCTTCTTCGCGGGCGAGATGCGCGGCATGGACGTGGCCACGCGCCTGCAACTGCCCAGCGCGCTGGTGGACGAGATCATCGAGGGCCTGCGCCGGCAGAAGTACATCGACATCCGAGGCGGTGGCGGATCCGGCGTGGGCCGCTCCACGATGATCTACCAGCTCACGACCTTCGTGACGGACGTGCTGCGGCAGATCCTGGACCGCAACCGCTACAACGGCCCGGCGCCCGTGCCGTTCCACGAATGGGTCGCCGCCGTGAAGCAGCAGACCGTGCGCGGCAACCGCATCACCCGCCAGCGCATGGAGGACAAGTTCGGCGACCTGATCATCCGCGACTACATCTTCGACGGCATCGGCCCGGCGATGAACTCCGGGCGCGCCATCTTCTTCTACGGCCCCCCGGGCAACGGCAAGACGGCCATCTGCCAGGGCATGGTCAACTGCTACGAC includes:
- a CDS encoding phytanoyl-CoA dioxygenase family protein; this encodes MSVLSPEQCQRFAADGYLVLPSFVDSGTCERMRAVILEQLKSGDGPVEYEADVAYPGSPASLEVEGGRTVRRLLKAHGRSALFAAWFDDARMVEALGQLLDGPVVQARAHHNCVMTKQPRFSSDTGWHQDVRYWAFTRPELISTWLALGTETPENGGLKVLPGTHRMQFAPERYDAKLFLRPELPENAALIESARYVRLSPGDVLLFHARLFHAASRNHTKDTKYSVVATYRRTDNLPVPGSRSARD
- a CDS encoding ATPase → MTDFSRRPPPGPGPSSLDAEQDPNRSITPLETPAAAASPVLATPPRPRSPTMAGVPLGGDRPPEPTRSRPAQSAPLPSVIFDPMPRPRVPPAQAAGAPPPFTEEMLDVQTERRTAPPGPPPAPQDPDRRAGPGPERRGPDAERRGPPPEADRRGPSSPASSDRRTSATAPPQGYVGPERRGFRRGEASDAPMTNRFWPAQPKTLQEAGLNATFVEELVLKAIFFAGEMRGMDVATRLQLPSALVDEIIEGLRRQKYIDIRGGGGSGVGRSTMIYQLTTFVTDVLRQILDRNRYNGPAPVPFHEWVAAVKQQTVRGNRITRQRMEDKFGDLIIRDYIFDGIGPAMNSGRAIFFYGPPGNGKTAICQGMVNCYDGDIFVPHALLIDDFVVKMFDANIHRAVEDEPGMPSYDRRWVRCRRPLVVVGGELTLEMLDLVYTPEVKYYEAPFQMKASNGMLLIDDFGRQKVSPKDLLNRWIVPLESDVDMLTLHTGKKIQVPFDVFAAFSTNLDPSDLVDDAFLRRVRYKLEVQRPDEEQFHEIFQMMCKKRGVPYDARAVDYLIDEHYRPLHRPFAACQPRDLLDQVIDMANYQGVTPRLDPTLLDAAVRSYFVRFDKPEGPSSTSASAR
- a CDS encoding acyl-CoA dehydrogenase family protein yields the protein MSFFQAPPVLGNQYDDDAFLQGYLARTLPEDLLRSLQDDFRELGELGGKYFYEFQQRDRLNEPVLTQWDPWGKRIDHIEVTPLWKEAEALTARKGLVAVAYEQKSGALSRVHQFALNYLVQPSLDVYSCPLAMTDGAARSLLSLGNKALIDHALPHLTSRDPATFWTSGQWMTERTGGSDVGLTLTEARQSPEGWRLHGTKWFTSATTAQMALTLARPTGNGPGGKGLALFFVETRDAQGRLNNIQINRLKDKFGTRKVPTAELTLDGTLAVPVAGLTDGIRNMAMMLNVTRTWNAMGATWAMRRAMALAHDYAKRRVQFGAPLSEKPLHVDTLAGLEAEFQAGFLLAFRGVELLGKLETRTATEQEQLLQRLVTPLAKLTTGRQVVHVTSEATESFGGAGYVEDTGLPRIQADAQVLSIWEGTTNVLSLDSLRALAKEGTLEAFFHEVEGRLSKVTDAGLRPCVQTAHGALEHARAWVSGAMANPTTMEAGARRFSLTLGRTLELALLSEHAQWCLEHGHGPRSRAAARRFRQNGVDLIQDEIDLDDSRLLG
- a CDS encoding alpha/beta fold hydrolase, with the translated sequence MPYLSIRGARLYYEDTGGSGEPVLFSHGLLWDSRLFHRQVEALRGHYRCIVYDHRGQGLSEPPPGDSVIDLRTVYEDAVAVIQALGLAPCHFVGQSMGGFVGLRVAARHPELLRSLSLLDSSAAAELPLTLARYRLLTTLTHWLGLRPVVDRIMSLYFGRTFMRDPERAAERALLRQQLVENPRAVWRAMQGVIHRRSVEGELHRIVTPTLVLVGDEDAVTVPAVAERLHQRIWGARLKRLPCGGHMCILEQPQAVNVALGDFLEEVERTSLQEEVLAVG
- a CDS encoding error-prone DNA polymerase produces the protein MSYAELVCRSHFSFLHGASHPEELVATAARLGLSALALTDRDGLYGVVKAHLAAKEHGVKLLLGAELTLEDGPPVVVYAKDAGGYSNLCRLVSHGRMTHPKGEAGLPWRKVAEHASGLLALLPGPAPLAAVAPLAEAFPGSFHVGLSRSLSAGDAAREARAEALARALGVPLVVHNDVHTHHRDRQPLQDVLTSIRHGVTVDQAGTRLFPNAERTLKSPTDMARLFADRPEALARTVELASRCEATLDALHYRFPEEDLPQGRTADEHLRVLTEAGLRTRYPEGVPPAVTKQIDHELRLIAALDFAGYFLSLWDIVMFARGRGILCQGRGSAANSAVCYALGITAIDPVRMGLLFERFLSMERKEPPDIDVDFEHERREEVLQYVYEKHGRRHAGMVCEVICYRGRLALREAGKALGLSLDQVDRLSRVASSHGFQVTPDVLQEAGLSPTDGRVLRTLSVAKELEGVPRHLSIHVGGFVMTREPLVDLVPVENAAMPGRTVIQWEKDDINAVGLLKVDLLALGMLTALSRCFALIHKHYGRELSLATVPPEDPKVYDMLCEADTVGVFQIESRAQMNMLPRLRPREFYDLVVQIALIRPGPIVGNMVHPYLRRRHGQEPATYPSEEVRGILQKTLGVPLFQEQAMRLAMVAAGFSAGEADGLRRALSHKQAEARILPYRGRFVEGCEAKGYTRKQAEEWFDHFRGFAHYGFPESHSASFALIAYASSWLKCHYPAAFTAALLNSQPMGFYAPHTLVADVQRHGVEVRPVDVRRSGWDCTLEDGAIRLGLRMVRGLSESAGRAVETARRGDYASVGDLARRARIPRHELTRLALSGALASLCGARRQALWEIQALGPLDADDLFFGMPMDGTAVELPPMGVQERVVADYDTVGLSLEKHPLELLRPMLKRMGAVTAEGLKRVSAGRRVKVGGMMICRQMPPTAKGICFISLEDETGIANLVVPSEVYARCRQEIHGALFLVGEGMLERSGKVTNVKTRSVVSVRQ